gacaatgttaatatttattagtttaaatgcATAAGTgtgatagtttttattatttttatacaatagtaaagctaaaatattatacatacattttagggCGATGCAAAAATCTGGTAAACCTCTAAAAGCAATTAAATCACGGTTAAAAGGTAAAGAAGGAAGAATTCGAGGAAATTTGATGGGAAAACGCGTAGACTTTTCTGCTCGAACAGTTATTACACCTGATCCAAATCTGAGAATTGATGAAGTCGGTGTACCTCGTACTATTGCTCAAAATATGACATTTCCTGAAATTGTTACCCCATTTAACATAGATCAGTATGtagaattactatattttttatattcatgagtgttattaatatttatttaaaaaaatgtatcatgatatttaaaattgaatgttatTAGTATGTTGGAATTAGTTCGCCGTGGTAATTCTCAATATCCTGGcgctaagtatattatacgtgataATGGTGAGAGAATTGATTTACGTTTTCATCCTAAACCTTCAGATTTGCATTTGCAATGTGGCTATAAAGTTGAAAGACATATTAAAGATGGCGATTTAGTAGTTTTCAATCGACAGCCTACTTTACACAAAATGAGTATGATGGGTCATAGAGTTAGAGTTCTACCTTGGTCCACATTTAGAATGAAtttaaggtatattattaaattattataaattaataatattttactgataagtaatatttatacttatttttaatagttgtacTTCTCCTTATAATGCTGATTTTGATGGAGATGAAATGAATCTTCATGTGCCACAATCCATGGAAACAAGAGCAGAAGtggaaaatattcatattactcCTAGACAAATTATTACTCCTCAAGCTAATAAGCCTGTTATGGGAATTGTGCAAGACACTTTGACAGCCATCAGAAAAATGACGAAAAGAGatgtatttcttgaaaaagtaatccttttattttagtataatagctaaagcaataagaataatatatgcagTCTCAAATAAGAGTGACCTTGGGTTTAAGCATTTACACACGAAAGAAGTAGTAATTGTTATGGTTACACATACTAAGTTACATGTTTTCAagcacataattttattattctatcaaCTACCaggttgtattttaataagaataatacagTAAGAAATTTTACTTCTGAAATCAAAACTGGCAACAAAAGTTGatgaaaaccattttaatGGGTGTGTTTTGTGGACAAAAATCGGGCACTACGTGTAGTTACTCTATTGGaaacagtgtataatatattatataattctatttatttttcaaatcgtataatgtagtttttttattaaataattttgtttaggaacaaatgatgaatttattaatgcaTCTACCGATTTGGGATGGAAAAATGCCTACCCCATGTATTCTCAAACCTAAACCAATGTGGACTGGTAAACAacttttttcattgattatacCTGGTAATGTCAACTTGATACGTACTCATTCTACACATCCCGATGAAGAAGATAATGGACCTTATAAGTGGATATCACCCGGTGATACAaaggtttaattattatttattgtaattttattttgataatttacacataatattgtcactataatataagaatatatagtactttttttcattgattaaatatttccttattttatatttatttttgcatgatactataatatatttaattgtttattataattttgaatttttgtttatttattatttaaaataattagcttATTAATCTTTAGGTAATGGTTGAACATGGTGAATTAGTGATGGGAATATTGTGTAAGAAAACTTTAGGTACTTCAGCTGGGTCATTGCTCCATATTTGTATGTTGGAATTGGGACATGAAGTGTGTGGACGGTTCTATGGTAATATTCAAACTGTAGTTAATAACTGGCTTTTATATGAAGGtaaagtacttatattttatatttttattattatgtttttaaatatattttttattactaatttaggCCATTCTATTGGTATTGGTGATACTATTGCTGATCCTCAAACTTATTTGGAAATTCAAAAAGCTATTAAAAAAGCTAAGGAAGACGTAATTGAAGTTATACAAAAAGCTCATAATATGGATCTCGAACCAACACCTGGTAATACTCTTCGTCaaacttttgaaaatcaagtaaatagaattttaaatgatgCTCGTGACAAGACTGGAGGTTCTGCTAAAAAATCTTTGACTGAATATAACAATCTTAAGGCTATGGTTGTGTCAGGAGCTAAaggttcaaatattaatatttctcaggtatgttatattattattaacttattatattattgtttttgttttacacaAACCTGGTTGGTTTTTAGGTTATTGCTTGTGTAGGACAACAAAATGTAGAAGGCAAACGTATACCGTTTGGTTTTCGTAAACGAACACTACCACATTTCATTAAAGATGATTATGGTCCAGAATCTAGAGGgtttgttgaaaattcatatctTGCTGGTTTAACACCATCAGAATTCTACTTTCACGCTATGGGTGGTCGGGAAGGTCTTATTGATACTGCTGTAAAAACTGCTGAAACtggtaaatttttatatttgtataaaaatatctcattatgttttagtaataatgtattttacaagGTTATATTCAAAGACGTTTGATAAAAGCTATGGAGTCTGTTATGGTTCACTATGATGGAACCATTCGTAACTCTGTTGGTCAGTTGATTCAGTTGCGATATGGTGAAGATGGTCTTAGCGGTGAAGCAGTAGAGTTCCAAAGTATTGCTACTATAGAGCCATCACACAAGAAATTTGAGGACGAGTTTAAATTCGATGTTTCAAATGAAAGACATAtgagaaaaatgtttactgaAGATGTGTTAAAAGACTTGATGGGTAGCAATGATAGTGTATCAGAATTAGAAAAAGAATgggaacaattaaataatgatagagATACTCTTAGAGAGATTTTTCCTTCTGGAGAAAGCAAAGTAGTATTACcatgtaatttaaaacgtatgatttggaatgttcaaaaaatttttcatattaacaaACGAGGGCAAACAGACTTGAACCCAGTTAAAGTCATAAATGGTATGATTGTgttgaatatgtattttaaactgcatgtaatttgtatttgtattttatgttattataggaGTTAAAGAGTTGTTAGATAAGTGTGTTATTGTAGCTGGTCAAGATGAGTTGAGCAaaaaagcaaataaaaatGCCACACTATTGTTTCAATGTTTGGTGCGTTCCACTCTTTGCACAAAGCTTGTGTCAGAAAGATTTCGTTTATCTTCTGAAGCATTTGAGTGGTTAATTGGAGAAattgaaaatagatttaaacaaGCTCAAGTATGTTtccttttaaataaacttacttATGCcattccatataatattacattttttaggcACAACCTGGAGAAATGGTTGGAGCATTGGCTGCTCAAAGTTTGGGAGAACCAGCTACTCAAATGACGTTGAATACTTTCCATTTTGCTGGAGTATCCTCAAAGAATGTAACTCTTGGTGTGCCTAGATTAAaggtaattgttttatttttgaagtatattcaataaataatgaatattgaatacattttaggaaattattaacattagtaAAAAACCAAAAGCACCATCTTTAACTGTATTTTTGACTGGAGCAGCTGCTAGAGATGCAGAAAAAGCTAAAAATGTACTGTGTCGTCTTGAACATACTACATTGAGGAAAGTTACTGCCAACACTGCTATTTATTATGATCCTGATCCTCAGAATACAGTTATTAGAGAAGATCAGGaatttgtaaatgtttattatgaaatGCCTGACTTTGATCCATCAAGAATTTCACCGTGGTTGTTGCGTATTGAATTAGACAGAAAAAGAATGACtggtaattgataattatatattttttaattcttagtaTATCAAtctataaactttttattttatagataaaaaattaactatggaAGCAATATCAGAAAAAATCAATGCAGGTTTTGGTGATGATCTCAATTGCATATTTAATGATGACAATgctgataaattaatactacgtATACGCATAATGAACGGTGAAGATGGAAAAATGAATGGAGGCGATGATGAAGACACTGTTGATAAAATGGAAGATGATATGTTCCTTAGATGTATTGAAGCAAATATGTTGTCTGACATGACCttacaagtatataaataacagtactagtataattttatatttaacttactatttatatatatatgttttcctACTTCATAGGGCATAGAAGCCATAGCAAAAGTATACATGCATTTGCCTCAAACAGActcaaaaaaaagaataataattactgataCTGGAGAATTTAAAGCAATTGCTGATTGGTTGTTGGAAACTGATGGCACTAGTTTAATGAAGGTGTTGAGTGAAAGAGATGTTGATCCTGTACGAACATTTTCCAATGatatttgtgaaatattttcggtaaatataataactaaaactactaaattaaaatttataatgaaaaaaaaaattggtattaaAGCTATTCTTGAATATCAGGTCTTGGGTATTGAAGCTGTACGAAAGTCTGTAGAAAAAGAAATGAATACTGTATTGCAGTTTTATGGTTTGTATGTAAACTATCGTCATTTGGCATTGTTGTGTGATGTAATGACAGCCAAAGGTCATTTGATGGCCATTACTCGACATGGTATTAATAGACAAGATACAGGAGCTTTGATGAggtaaattttttcttttaaatgatatcaattaattatgtaataattttgtttttaaacttaattaacaaaatctttttatttagatGTTCATTTGAAGAAACAGTTGATGTGTTATTGGATGCTGCTGCACATGCAGAAGTAGATCCAATGAGAGGAGTGtctgaaaatatcattatggGTCAATTGCCGAGAATGGGAacaggtaaattatttagttaatttaatttaataaaaataaagaattaaatatattatattataatatataataaatgttttcattagGTTGTTTTGATTTACTTTTGGATTCTGAAAAAGCTAAAGACGGTATAGAAATACCTATGGATAATGGTTACATGGGTATGGGTGGTGGCGGCATGTTTATGGCTGCTGGAACACCATCAATGTCTCCTGCTATGACACCTTGGGATCAAACTTCTACACCAGTTTATCAAAATAGTTGGTCATCAAGTAAGatacttaaaaacttaaacgtgcttatttttcttttattaaattgttattacattatttaaaggtTTGGAAGCTGGTATGACTCCTGGAGGACCTGGATTTTCTCCAGCTGGATCTAGTGAAGCTAGTGGAACATCTCCATTCTGGATGACAAGTGGAGGAACTCCGGGTAGCCCTGGATCTCCAGGAATGGCCACCAGTCCATATGTCCCTAGTCCTAGTTCTATGTCACCAAACTACAATTATCCATCAAGTCCACAATTTGGTTCTATGTCTCCATCTATGACTCCTACTAATTATTCACCAACAAGTCCACAATATTCAGCCACACAACAAAACACACCAAAATATTCCTCTATGTCACCTAACTACAGCTATTCTCCCACTAGTCCATCATATTCACCTACTAGTCCATCCTATTCTCATACTTCATACTCACCAACAAGTCCTtcgtatgtatttaaaattattttacaaaatgaaaagttctgactttttttttcttttaggtACAGCCCAACATCTCCATCATATAGTCCAACATCACCTTCATATAGCCCAACATCTCCGTCATACAGTCCTACTTCTCCATCATACAGCCCTACATCTCCCTCGTaagtcatttaaaattattattgagtttGTGTTGTAACttaacacttattattattattttatcctttATTCTTtacttatattctatatatacaaaagtttaaagttatctaataaactttattttattttagatacagCCCTACCAGCCCTTCATACAGTCCCACGTCTCCATCGTACAGCCCTACATCTCCATCTTATAGTCCGACTTCTCCATCGTaagtagttttaatattataatatattttaaaattttgataacctcattaaatgtaataataataaattttgattttaattatctttctAAACTCTAAGgcattagtttatttatattgtttttattattctaatatgaATTACTtggcattaataattaaaattgtttttactttaataggtATAGCCCTACATCGCCATCATACAGCCCAACTTCACCATCTTACAGCCCTAACTCTCCGCAATACACAGCATCTTCACCATCATATACTCCTAGTGCTGCATCTGGTGCcagcaattataaatattcgcCCACTTCACCTTCTCTTGCTGTTAGTCCAACTTATTCTCCAACCAGTCCAATGTATTCGCCATCAAATGCGTCATACTCTCCATCTTCTGTACAACATTCACCAAATGCTGGAGTTACATCATATAACCAGTCTTACAGTCCCAGTTCACCAGTTTACTCGCCTACTAACTTTTCTTTAACAAGTCCCAGGTAAGATAAAAGTCGGCAATAAGTTGCACTTTCAATCCATTTTCATACTAattagtcataaaaaaaaaaaaaaatgtattttagatattcTCCTACATCACCAACATATTCACCCGGTGTTGGAAGTCCAAATTATTCTCCATCTTCACCCAGCTATTCTCCGACATCTCCAAATTATAGCGGACCAGAAGAACAGTAAATCAAAATACAGTTTTTGTAAacgaatttcatatttttgaattgtttacttcaaacatattttttttttagctttaaCGTGTTTTGAGTAGCTAGATAccaagttattataatgttaatttctatattaaaaataagaatgctttttaatattatattattttaaatacaaatatttgagtTGTTTATTTCTACCGTTAATCCATTATAAATCATGAGTTACAATATCATGGATGAacgaaatatatataggtatctactcgtattatttttaatacgataAATTTTAGATAGTTGGAAAATTCAAATCCTAATTTAACAAGGAACTACTGTGCACgactaatgaataattttttttttaatgcttagaTGTTAAATTTAAGCTCACTATAGCTCAGTGGTCTTCAAACTTTTTGAATTGCGACTCAATTTTCTTACCGTACATTTTTTGCGACCCATTTCAGCTTTATTAgccaataagttattatatgtatattatatatgaaataatttgtttgtggCATACCTAAAGGCTACAtacattacctatttattataaaattatataatatatataaaaatggttttttttttaaattttaaacagtaaaCTTATCTCGACCCAATCTTAAAGCTTAGTGACTCAAAATTGGATCGCGACCCATAGTTTGATTATCACTGCTATAACtggtatataattcataacaaaTACTTTtcatgaatacaatttttattttaatataataatgtatacaaaataaaataataaaacataaaaaatataatatgtcaaactTAAGCTAATTGTAGGTAACGTCCACACAATGtgcctaaaaattaattttaacaaataactatgatcattataataatttataataccatttatatttatacatactattgATAGgtttcgatatt
This sequence is a window from Rhopalosiphum maidis isolate BTI-1 chromosome 1, ASM367621v3, whole genome shotgun sequence. Protein-coding genes within it:
- the LOC113549496 gene encoding DNA-directed RNA polymerase II subunit RPB1-like — its product is MAASDSKAPIRSVKRVQFGILSADECRRMSVTEGGIRFAETMEGGRPKLGGLMDPRQGVIDRFSRCQTCAGNMTECCGHFGHIELAKPVFHVGFVTKAIKILRCVCFYCSKLLVSPTHPKVKEIVMKSKGQQRKRLAFIYDLCKGKNICEGGDELDINKDNVNDPNMPPKKQGHGGCGRYQPTIRRVGLDLTAEWKHVNEDSQEKKIPLTAERVHEILKHITDEEVVIMGMDPKFARPDWMVLTVLPVPPLPVRPAIVMFGSMRNQDDLTHKLSDIIKCNNELIRNEQSGAATHIIAENIRMLQYHVATLIDNDMPGLPRAMQKSGKPLKAIKSRLKGKEGRIRGNLMGKRVDFSARTVITPDPNLRIDEVGVPRTIAQNMTFPEIVTPFNIDHMLELVRRGNSQYPGAKYIIRDNGERIDLRFHPKPSDLHLQCGYKVERHIKDGDLVVFNRQPTLHKMSMMGHRVRVLPWSTFRMNLSCTSPYNADFDGDEMNLHVPQSMETRAEVENIHITPRQIITPQANKPVMGIVQDTLTAIRKMTKRDVFLEKEQMMNLLMHLPIWDGKMPTPCILKPKPMWTGKQLFSLIIPGNVNLIRTHSTHPDEEDNGPYKWISPGDTKVMVEHGELVMGILCKKTLGTSAGSLLHICMLELGHEVCGRFYGNIQTVVNNWLLYEGHSIGIGDTIADPQTYLEIQKAIKKAKEDVIEVIQKAHNMDLEPTPGNTLRQTFENQVNRILNDARDKTGGSAKKSLTEYNNLKAMVVSGAKGSNINISQVIACVGQQNVEGKRIPFGFRKRTLPHFIKDDYGPESRGFVENSYLAGLTPSEFYFHAMGGREGLIDTAVKTAETGYIQRRLIKAMESVMVHYDGTIRNSVGQLIQLRYGEDGLSGEAVEFQSIATIEPSHKKFEDEFKFDVSNERHMRKMFTEDVLKDLMGSNDSVSELEKEWEQLNNDRDTLREIFPSGESKVVLPCNLKRMIWNVQKIFHINKRGQTDLNPVKVINGVKELLDKCVIVAGQDELSKKANKNATLLFQCLVRSTLCTKLVSERFRLSSEAFEWLIGEIENRFKQAQAQPGEMVGALAAQSLGEPATQMTLNTFHFAGVSSKNVTLGVPRLKEIINISKKPKAPSLTVFLTGAAARDAEKAKNVLCRLEHTTLRKVTANTAIYYDPDPQNTVIREDQEFVNVYYEMPDFDPSRISPWLLRIELDRKRMTDKKLTMEAISEKINAGFGDDLNCIFNDDNADKLILRIRIMNGEDGKMNGGDDEDTVDKMEDDMFLRCIEANMLSDMTLQGIEAIAKVYMHLPQTDSKKRIIITDTGEFKAIADWLLETDGTSLMKVLSERDVDPVRTFSNDICEIFSVLGIEAVRKSVEKEMNTVLQFYGLYVNYRHLALLCDVMTAKGHLMAITRHGINRQDTGALMRCSFEETVDVLLDAAAHAEVDPMRGVSENIIMGQLPRMGTGCFDLLLDSEKAKDGIEIPMDNGYMGMGGGGMFMAAGTPSMSPAMTPWDQTSTPVYQNSWSSSLEAGMTPGGPGFSPAGSSEASGTSPFWMTSGGTPGSPGSPGMATSPYVPSPSSMSPNYNYPSSPQFGSMSPSMTPTNYSPTSPQYSATQQNTPKYSSMSPNYSYSPTSPSYSPTSPSYSHTSYSPTSPSYSPTSPSYSPTSPSYSPTSPSYSPTSPSYSPTSPSYSPTSPSYSPTSPSYSPTSPSYSPTSPSYSPTSPSYSPTSPSYSPNSPQYTASSPSYTPSAASGASNYKYSPTSPSLAVSPTYSPTSPMYSPSNASYSPSSVQHSPNAGVTSYNQSYSPSSPVYSPTNFSLTSPRYSPTSPTYSPGVGSPNYSPSSPSYSPTSPNYSGPEEQ